From a single Candidatus Babeliales bacterium genomic region:
- a CDS encoding ankyrin repeat domain-containing protein, whose protein sequence is MKKFIIILLFLVNFYEQTSCPMQTQEETKFNIGMLPNEVLESIILDLLDTKTAQDAVDNLLAFASTNKQFYQLINQNPFVIKTTINTLINQFKASEIINYFIVRDIPAMQDYLQENPEILLNLIEKLLLEENNLNIIIDSFVALNNANSLLRSLINNQKTINLIQDKLQKKHKMDPLYYLLLLSQLEGIKNYINQNYLKFQPLERGLYWAIDPYSFAKLSKWEFDRDLKIQLAMLNMLKELGANMNKVVLSNTPLMLAIDHNEEAMVAYLLTIPEIDIERRNNKGKTALNIAEKKGNKNIIKMLEKALEKKGAFQ, encoded by the coding sequence ATGAAAAAATTTATTATTATATTATTATTTTTGGTAAATTTTTATGAACAGACAAGTTGCCCTATGCAAACGCAAGAAGAAACAAAATTTAATATTGGCATGTTACCCAATGAAGTCCTTGAATCAATTATTCTTGATCTTCTTGATACCAAAACTGCGCAAGATGCGGTAGATAACCTTCTTGCTTTTGCGAGTACTAATAAACAATTTTATCAATTAATTAATCAAAATCCTTTTGTTATCAAAACCACTATTAATACTTTAATTAATCAATTTAAAGCAAGCGAAATCATTAATTATTTTATTGTTAGAGATATTCCAGCAATGCAAGATTATTTACAAGAAAATCCAGAAATTTTACTTAACTTAATTGAAAAACTTTTATTAGAAGAAAATAATTTGAATATTATAATTGATAGCTTTGTTGCATTAAATAATGCAAATTCCCTCTTACGTTCTTTGATTAATAATCAAAAAACTATCAATCTCATCCAGGATAAATTACAAAAAAAACATAAAATGGATCCCTTGTATTACCTTCTACTATTAAGTCAATTAGAAGGTATCAAAAATTATATTAATCAAAACTATCTAAAATTTCAGCCGCTGGAAAGAGGTCTTTATTGGGCGATCGATCCTTATAGTTTTGCAAAATTATCCAAATGGGAATTTGATCGAGACCTTAAAATCCAATTGGCTATGCTAAATATGTTAAAAGAGCTTGGTGCTAACATGAATAAAGTTGTTTTAAGCAATACACCATTAATGCTTGCAATAGATCACAACGAAGAAGCTATGGTTGCTTATTTATTAACAATCCCTGAGATAGATATAGAAAGAAGAAATAACAAAGGTAAAACTGCATTGAACATTGCAGAAAAAAAAGGAAATAAAAATATTATTAAAATGCTTGAAAAAGCTTTAGAAAAAAAAGGAGCTTTTCAATGA